Proteins found in one Candidatus Desulfofervidus auxilii genomic segment:
- a CDS encoding sulfite exporter TauE/SafE family protein, translated as TISGAYGIGGGALLAPILISVFMLPPHAIASSTLTGTFTTSIMGVCFYYLLDYPPNWKIAILFGIGGMLGMYTGARTQKYIPERVIKIILAFLIFIPALKYILDYF; from the coding sequence ACTATCTCTGGAGCTTATGGAATTGGGGGTGGGGCATTATTAGCCCCTATCCTTATTTCGGTATTTATGTTACCACCTCATGCTATCGCTAGTTCCACCCTTACAGGCACATTTACTACTTCTATAATGGGTGTATGTTTTTACTACTTGCTAGATTATCCACCCAATTGGAAAATTGCTATTTTGTTTGGTATAGGGGGTATGCTAGGTATGTATACTGGGGCAAGAACACAAAAATATATTCCTGAAAGAGTAATAAAAATCATACTTGCCTTTCTCATTTTTATTCCTGCACTAAAATATATTTTAGATTATTTTTAA